In Fibrobacter sp., the sequence GAAGAAGCCCTGTTTGAAATGGATAGTTCGCTTGCGCAGGTGGTCATCGGTGTTCGCCGCAGTGGAAAATCGACGATATGCCACAAGGTGCTGCAAGATCACGACATCAACTATGCTTATGCGAATCTAGATGACGATCGTCTGATGTCGCTTACCGTTGAAGATTTGAACACGCTTCTGCTTTGCCTTTATCAGCTCTACGGTACGGACCTACAGTATATCCTCCTCGACGAAATTCAGAATGTCGATGGATGGCACTTGTTTGTGAACCGTCTTTTGCGACAGGGATTACACGTGTTTGTTACAGGCTCCAACGCAAAGCTGCTGAGTAGCGAACTTGCAACGCACTTGACCGGACGTTACAACGAAATACGCCTTTATCCGCTTTCGTTTGCGGAATACTGTTCCTTTCATCAGGTAAATCTGCAAGATGTTACGACTAAGGCAGTGGCCGCTCGTAAATCGGCCTTCCTGGAATATCTGCAATATGGTGGGTTCCCGGAACTGCAAAACATTAACAACAAACGTGCTTACATACAAAGTTTATTTGACTCTATAATACTAAAGGATATTGCGGGTCGATTCAAAATCCGCCATGCCGAGGTACTCCGTACCATCGCGAATCACATAATCAACAATTCTTGCCAAGAGGTCAATTACAAATCCCTGG encodes:
- a CDS encoding ATP-binding protein, whose protein sequence is MDEKKLLQVLAEQKEEITTRRDSWVSRSEEALFEMDSSLAQVVIGVRRSGKSTICHKVLQDHDINYAYANLDDDRLMSLTVEDLNTLLLCLYQLYGTDLQYILLDEIQNVDGWHLFVNRLLRQGLHVFVTGSNAKLLSSELATHLTGRYNEIRLYPLSFAEYCSFHQVNLQDVTTKAVAARKSAFLEYLQYGGFPELQNINNKRAYIQSLFDSIILKDIAGRFKIRHAEVLRTIANHIINNSCQEVNYKSLAENFGLNSTTTAIKYVDYLKQAFLIGLLSKHSFKSKIRLRNSKAYVIDTGFIANRENALSQEILGWRLENMVYIELLRRAAKEFDDVYYYKPSSQSKEVDFIVCRQDKAKELVQVAYEIDSAKTFNRETSALIQASDALKCNELTLVCFDETRDEVVKDKTIHIKNALEWNLGSEK